The genomic DNA AGAGACGTGTTGATTTAACTCTATGATCATTTTGGGGGTGCCCCTTCTGGTCTAATACCAACATAGTCTTGTAAGTACCAATGTATCTCTAAGTCTTTATCCAATGGAAGTTGACACTTGTCATGTGTCTTGGGAGCTTCCACTCTTTATGGTGGGTCACTTTTTGGCTCCACAGGGCAGTTGGGGGTTAAATACCGCTGTTGCTCAAGCAACCACAGCCTCCAACCTATTTACTCACCAGTAAGTGGCTGTGATATACCAGTAATGTAAATAGATGGGGACACCTTACTCATTATTTCTTCACATCATGACCAAACTAGCTTTGTGGGAGGATTGAAATGCTCAGCAGTGCTCAAGGTGTCCCTTTAAAATCCCTTGCATGCTGATTTCCTTTGAGTTTTGGATATTAAACACTTATTTCTTTTCTGTGTACACCTCATATGCCCCATAAAAATGAAACCAGAGTGTCTGTTTGTATTAGATGCATctttgtatttaaaaataaaggtTAAGGAGGGAAGAAAAGATCATCTCCATTCTCTGTGAGTAGCTGAAGTCTTTCGTTGTTGTAGCAGAAATGAATAAATCCATGCCAGGAATCCCACTGTGAACAAAAATGCATCCATAATTTAAAACCCATCCAGTATGTGGGAGTACAGTTTCAGAGCTACAGTTagatgtgtgtgggtgggtaaTATATTGTACTGGGTTTTTGAGGGCCTGTTGGAGAGAATGGCTGAGGAAAAGAAGAAGGAGCAAAGGGGAAagagcagagaaaaaaagaatgatgGTGAGTGCGTTTCGGCGTCCCAAGTGATAGTTTTTTTGGGTGGGAGGTCACTGTATTTTACAAGAGATCATCCAACAATGCTGTGAGCTAGTTAAACAGAAACAAGATGGAAAAAAACAGGCGATAAGGAAGGTTGCGTCCGCACTCAATTCTACTTCAGATTACATATTTTGTCTTCAGTCGTGCCGAAAACAAAACACTCTCCAACTGCCAACTGTAAATTCTATAAAAAATATGACCACGATGAAAATATGAATACTAACCATGATTAATACCTTTAACTTCTTCACTTGAAATCAATCCAATCCATCCACAAAAGCTACCCATTGCAATCAAGCTTATTGCAGTAATAATGATTTTGTACGAGCGTCTCTAATGAGCGCCCATTAGAACAACAAAGCTGCCCTGTGCAATACCTGCTGCCTGCCACAGTTAATGGCAGGGGTCCATGCTGAATATGGATGAGGGTTTGTTCCATAGATGTATAGAGGCGGCAGTTTGGGTTAATTAGTGGGAACCTGGTTCCCTGTGCCACTGAGAACCTGTGGAGCCCTCCTCTTAGCCTGTTGGGATATAATGAATAGTGCAGATCAGTTGGCAGAGCTGTCAGCTCAGGCGGCAGGCATCACTTTTTGCTCCGGTGAAAGGCAAGTTTTATAGCCCAGATAATGGTCGGCAGGTGCAGCTCTCGTGTGGGGAGGCTCTATCTCACGAGTTCAAGTGGGAATGCGGTATAGGTTGGATTTTGTTATAAAAGTAATCATGCCTTTGTCTGTACTGAGTTCCATTTTTATAACAATTATATTCACACGTCAAGAAGGATATCCCAGTGTGCAAGGCAGGGAGGCATTTACAGCATATTATTGGCCAATCACAGAGCTAATGCACATTAAAACTCATTCAGTGAAAGTGCGGTCAAGTCACTACCCATTGATTTCCTTGATGAATGGCCCTTTGCTTCCTGTCTCAAATTGATCCCCTTTCATTCCCAAACTGCGAATTATTAAAATTTGCCAATGTCTAGCCATTTTGAAAGAAAAGCTTGGAATTAACTGTGATTCAGGAGGGATTAATTGTTCCTATTAGGAATGAAGTGATTTTTCGTCCAGATACCAGCTGCAGTACCTAAATGCTCACTATTTGCCGATACCATCCAAcactgttgtcttttcctgaaATGTAAAGTCTGTACACatcactagggctgcaactaacggttatttttattgttgattaatctaACGATAATTTTCTTGATCAGAAagttttgataattttttttgaaagatgatgtcctcaaatgtcttgtttggtCCACACCTAAAAGATATATTCAGATATATTCAGTTCACTGTCACAGAGTgtagaaactagaaaatattcacatttaaagcaacactagagaacttttcccgcttcggtccccctacaggttggaagcattacattgcattgtccagttcattcgaactacagatccgctacccgatctcgcaaacttgcataatgtaatgtaatggacaattctgcttccaacctgtagggggaccgaagcgggaaaagttctctagtgttgctttaagaagctagcctggaaatccagacccaaatctgaaagattaagggtctggcattgagtaatgaaaatggcctaactcgaggggcggcaagcatgcatttgaaaatctcgctgcacgcaattggataacactatgaccaatcacaacactACATGGGGTGATCCAGAGCctcatacgcttagctaccagcggagctgactggtagattaaactgttgtcatctgtttagctcgcctctggcccgcctatatcagatacaccgatgtgattggtgcagctcggctacaaggggcatagttaatgagcatcattactcaatgccagactgactcactgagcaaattcaaattgtgctctcgcgagaactctggatttccagggtattaagaagctggaatcagagaatttttttgactcaaaccgattaatctgTTTTCAATACTTGggcgattcatttaatagttgacaactactGTAATctattcatctttgcagctttaaACATCACTGTGACACTGGGATCATTTTTATTAAGGCTAACGTGAGGAAAGAGATGGTTGCAGCACAAAAACTCACAGTCAGTGGCCTGTTGTGACTGAAAGAATGCTAGTGATTTGGCACAATACGGATCCAGTGTATCAGATCTGTGCATACCTAGTTAATAATCTGGTTTATATCACTGCTAAGCACAATTATACAAACATTCAAACAGGAGGGATAGTGCATATCTGCAGTGAGTGGAATGACATCAAGGTAATACaattatttgaaaataatttgaTCAAATGGTAGAAACACTTTAACCTTTCAGTTTCATCTGTGTTTCACCTTGCCAGCTCTGGTTTCGCTGCATCACCATGCTCACACCTGTAGGGGATTAAGATGGTGCACCTCCAGAATCCCTGTAGGAAATTCACAGGAGCAAAAAATGCAAACTACATATGCAAAAAAGTGACTAGAGCCAAGATTTGAATCCAGACTGTCTTACTGTGAAGCAGCAGTGCTCACACTAAGCTACCACACACGGGTGCTATATCCTACTACCAAGTCTCAGTGAGGCCTAGCTCCTCTCTGCCAACCTGGGTTGTGTAACTTTCAACCGGTTCTCACTACCAACTTGTAAAATGCTGACGCTCAGCGTCAGATAAGACACAAAAATCCCCCTTTAGTGACTGTATgaaacgcaccgggcagagcagcagctcgacagCGGTGGTGTAAGATGGCATAGTATTAACAGCGTTTGTGAGTAGTATGGAAGACTGAAACTCCCAATAAGAAGGTTGGCTgcggtggtggatgggtcaaacaacacaggactttcacccaggagaccggggttcgtgtcccattcttgtcccgcgtgtcactgaaacatacattttttaaccccacctacgatcttttcctaactgtcccgttcatGGGGCGCAAgtcagttaaacatacgtccaGACCCAGAGCgccaaaaagtgacacaaagagTCCCAACCAAGCATGTCTAAAAATGACGCCAAAGGGGCCgttgctaaaggagactttttcttcaataacaaacgccaaaggcacctgaccaagcgtcactttttgatgctctgggACTAAGAATGTGTCTTAACCTTCCACTGGTCCAACACTGTTCAGTAGAAGTAGTCTTGGTTAAGTGGTCTGCAAGATAGCGGTGCTGCCATGTGCAGAGCAAAAAGGTGGAGAGATATGCATCAAGTGCTGAATAAAGCAATAAGGCCCGGTGGAATGTGAAACAATGACTCCTTCCAGGTGGTGCTGTGCTGTGAAAGGAGTGGGGGGAATTGGATGAGACAGAAAGCTCGTCTGGCTGCCTGGATGTTAGCATTGGACTTGGCAGCTCTCTGCCAGGGAAGCGCTGACAGGCAGGCGCGCCTGTCACAGCACATAAGTGCCTCCTTGCACAACCCTGAAGAGCAGGTCAGCTCACAGGCCCAGTCCCACACTCAAGCCACAGACCGGAGTGTGAAGTAGGGGCATGTGTCATAGCCTTTATACACTTGAATGACTCTGAAAGGTGAGAGAAAGGCCACTGACATCGTAAAAAATGCACATTGGTAGTCATACTTCTCCCGTACTTCGCTTAATTAGAGGGACCTCAGTGATTAAACTGTACTCGAGGTGAGCATTTCTGCAAGCAGGGCCATATTAATAACAGTTGATGACTAAAAatcactcaagtactgtacacaGATTTCAGAAAAGTAGTTTTATTCATGCCTCACAAATCAATTATCCTCTTTAATTATAATTGACTGACAGTTTCTCAACAAAAGATGTTTTCTGATCAATTTCTAATTAGTGCTGTGGCtcttattttactgtaaaatgaCAATGGTGGATCATTTTGAAATGAAACTACTATTTTGTAACTGTTACCTTGTTACCTGTACACACTCCCTGCGGATTAGGCAAAATGGAAATGTCACAAGATTCTATTTCATCAGCCTCTCTTTATCTAGACAAAACAGAACAGACTTCCTACTTTTTTCTGAAGGGGAAAATTGGACAGAAACCAGCCTTCCTGCTGCTATAAAAGCCATGCAATAACTTACCCTTTTAAACCCCAATAGATGTAATAAGAGActacaaaaaaaatgacacagtAATTCAGCATCTTATTGGTATGAAGATCACCCCCTGCATGCTTAAATCCCACCACAGTGTGTTGAAGTGACTTCTGTTAGACCAGTTTTAGAGTTCAAATGATCTGTAACCCTTTTTGTTTTTAGCCTATACAAATATAAGTGATGAGTAATATGTATGTGCTGAACACACATAGTCTGCTTGCCGTATGCATCCAGAATAGTACtctgtagtttgtgtgtgtgtgtgtgtgtgtgtgtgtgtgtgtgtgtgtgtgtgtgtgtgtgtgtgtgtgtgtgtgtgtgtgtgtgtgtgtgtgtgtgtgtgtgtgtgtgttagtctgtACCCAGGCAGGGAATATCTTTCTATGTTGAGATTACTTTACCATGACCTTTGCTGTTGAAGCTGGGTGTTTGCATAGCCTGGCCCTGTTGTTTTGACTAGCACAGAGTAAGCAACAGCTCTCGCAGCTTGTTTTCCACGTGAAGGCATCtgaagacttttattttttttattaattccatgacatttaaaacaaaatgtcttcTGCTATTTCAGCTCATGGCTACCTGCTGCAGAGCAGGGgaacatttttatatatgtttttttggttaagtgaacacaaacaaattgACAAGAGCACATCGAAGGCAAGAATATTACAATTATTTAACAGccgatgtaaaaaaaaaagttaaaacgaCGAGACAGCAAATGTGGTTGTGAAACCTCTTTTGCAACATTATAAGTCTAATTTAATGCTCTATATCcttcttcttgtgtttgctgAATTTCATTGCCCTGGTATTGATGTTTCTTGTCATGTATAGGAAATCAAAGTCATCTAGAAGTGAGAACTCATCTGATTTCCTGCAATAAATTTGCCTTTATAAGTCTCCAAATGCCATGATTTGATTCTCCATTATTGATTTGAGTCTGGATTCTGACCTGGTGAAGGGAGAAGGAGCACTCTGGTCTTGTCTTTTGGCCGTTAGCCACGCTTGCATATTTCAGACACATTTTCTAACGAGCTGTCTGGCTAACTGTTTTTCAGCCGGAGAAATTACAGTATCAATTGAAAGTTACTTTATAGAGTTAGAGAATAAAGCAGATGGGACGAGGAAAAATGAAAAGAGACTCAAAGAAAGATGAATTGAGATTATCCTTTTGAGATGATACACTTATAACAGACATGGATTGTATTTATGGTCGGATTGCTTTTTCAGGGGAATGAGGAAAGTGCCATTTCAGTATAATACAGACATTCATTCTGCTTTACATGCCTGAAATCTGAAAGACTTTTCTccttctttttgtctttgttcttCTCTACAGATGTGCTGTGGACTGCCGATAATTTCTCCTCCTCCCCCAGTTCAAATTCAATGGCAGACAAAGACTGCACTTCTCACCGCTCTTGTTATCACTGAGCTCGAAAAGACAGATCTGGTCCACAGCTAAACCattctctcctttttttccgCTTCCATCTCTTAAGCCAATCTCCACTCTCTGTACCATCACCATGGCTTGTTTCCTGGCATCCGCCTTTCTTCTGGTTCTCCAGACATACGCTGCTCCAACTGAGCTTGTCCAGGCAGGATTTGGCATAACACTGGACCCCATGGACCTTGATCCTGGACTACCAGTCGATGTCTCAGGTGATGTACCCTCCTCTCCACCCCCAGGGACTAGTAAAAGAGCCCCGCACAGTATCATTATTGGGGTTCGCAAGGGGGGCACAAGAGCGTTGTTGGAGATGCTAGACATACACCCTGAGGTTGCCGCTGCTGCCACCGAGGTGCACTTCTTTGACTGGGATGAGAACTATGCCAAGGGCTTTGAGTGGTACCGTGACTTGATGCCCTACTCTTACCCTAACCAGATCACAGTGGAGAAGACTCCAGGTTACTTTACGTCAGCCCTCGCACCAGAACGCATCTGCGCCATGAACTCGTCCATAAAGTTGCTACTGATCTTGCGAGACCCGTCCGAGCGGGTCATCTCCGACTACACCCAGGTGTACTTCAACCGGCTGGAGAACCACAAGCCGGTGCAAGCCATTGAGAACCTGCTAGTGCGCAATGGAGCACTGAATATCCGGTACAAGGCCATTCAGAGGAGCCTGTACGACGTGCACATGCGCAACTGGCTGCGCCACTTCCCCCTGGAACAGATCCACATCGTAGATGGGGATGCTCTGATACGAGACCCCTTGCCAGAGCTTCAGAAGGTGGAACATTTTCTGAACTTGCCCCCAAGGATAGTATCCTCCAACTTCTACTTCAACCAGACCAAGGGCTTTTACTGTATCCGAAGTGATGGTCGAGAGCGCTGTCTGCATGAGTCTAAGGGACGTCCTCACCCCGCTGTCAACAGCACCGTCCTCCAGCAGCTCCGCACCTACCTACAGGAACACAACCGAACCTTCTTCAGGCTGGTGAAGCGCACCTTCGACTGGCAATGAGGAACCTAGATTGATCACAAAGCGGACTCAAGGGAGCCACTGCCTTGTTGGGGATGAGGACAAAAACGGGGCATAAAGCACTTTACAGAACTTTTAAAACCCCCTTTGAATAGCCTCTTAATAACTACTGTTGTGATCTTTGGTTTCAGCAGAGCACTtctatatttacacaataaggcaaaaaaaaagaagaaaaactgtaattagAGGCGTAAGATTAAATGGAAGAATCTCTAAGCTTAATAAGTAATTCTCTctgtgttgaaaaagtgatcAAATCGCAGCAGAAACTGAAACTGATGAAcgtttttcccctctctcttgtTTGATATTCTCGTTCTTGATAATAAATTGTTCTGCTTTCAAATGTACCACAAAAGTGGCATGCTTCTATCTCTCTCCATTTTATTCTGGCCATCAAATACCCCTGAGCCCTCTCACCTGTGTTATTTCAGGAGTATACTAAGATAGGCAGAGGCATTAGAATAGGCCTTTGATTTGCTGTGGTGGAAGGTAGACAGTAATGCAAGGAAATGGGTACCCTGGAGCGGCGCTTTAGTAGTACATGAATCACTAATGACTTTGGACATTGAAGGTAGCCTGTGCCTGTGGCTATATCAGTCAAATCTCCATAGTCAGCAAGCTGAAATCCATGGAGCTGCTGTTACATTTTGCCACTGGTCTGTTCAACAATTTGTTCAGCTGTTAAATGTAGTCATTAAATGctgtaaaacatttacaaatgataaTATATCTGTGTAAACCCTTTTCTATATATTATCTCTTTCCTGAATCATACTTTGCATGCAGTTTTCCCAGAAACATCTTGTCAATACACAACAGATAGACATGGGTCATGTTTCTTTCATTGATTAGGCTTTAAACAGCAGCCAAAGCTACAGCTCCGCTGGGATCCGATGTTCATGTGATCTCCCCACTCTGTCTGCTGGAATAAGCACTATAACTCTCCAGAGGCAAGTAGTCATTGATGCTACATTGGATCTATATCCAGAACGGAGCATAAGAGGAGGGCATGTAGCTGTAGGCTATATAGAAAATGTTGAATATTAATATGAATAGTGTAGTACATTGGCGACCTGGGgttttaaattataaatagACTGGAAGATTGTGTGATTTTCATCTGTGTACACAAGTTCTGTGTGATGACAAAGGCGGTGCTAAATCCACCATAACTCATCTCGCTCAGGGACTTTTATCCCTTCTGCGCACCAGGGGGCACTTGGACTCCAGAGTAACTCATGAGGGAGCAGCGTGAGGAAATGTGTCTAGACGTGCTCTTTCTAGGATCCCCTCTGTGGGTGCACACGCAGGTGAAGGGCCTGTGACAGTTACCTCCCGACCCTGGCCGACGCCTGTCTGCTCTGTATCACCCAGCCGCTCATCTGGAAGAGAACGACACAGCACAAGCGGCTTCGCTCCACTGCCCcaacacgcacacatatacacacactctcacacacacggtACCAATGATTCCTAAGGTGTTACATTGGCGCAGCACAGTGTTTCCATTAAGCAGGTGGGCAGGAAGGACAAAAGGGCATGTTTTGCTTACAATATGAGAGTACACACTGAACAAATTCCCATTTATAGCCTTTATGTATTGGAGTATGCTTGCTGTTTTTGCAGAAACACTGGGAGCTGCATAGTGCATCTGTAGCTGTCTAATATTGGTCTCTAAGGAACTGCAGTCAGCAATGGGTTGTTTAAGgcaaaggattttttttattagcaaATCCCCTGAAGCTCATATCGCTGCAACAAATGCAGCTATATGACTCTGTCATGGAGTTCTATAGGCATACGCTTTTATACAGTATTCGAGCTGTGACTACACCTGCTTTTGTGTAGGATTGTTGCTTTGTTCATGGGATTTATTGATGATAATAAAATGGTAAAATAATA from Sander lucioperca isolate FBNREF2018 chromosome 15, SLUC_FBN_1.2, whole genome shotgun sequence includes the following:
- the hs3st1l1 gene encoding heparan sulfate (glucosamine) 3-O-sulfotransferase 1-like1, with the protein product MACFLASAFLLVLQTYAAPTELVQAGFGITLDPMDLDPGLPVDVSGDVPSSPPPGTSKRAPHSIIIGVRKGGTRALLEMLDIHPEVAAAATEVHFFDWDENYAKGFEWYRDLMPYSYPNQITVEKTPGYFTSALAPERICAMNSSIKLLLILRDPSERVISDYTQVYFNRLENHKPVQAIENLLVRNGALNIRYKAIQRSLYDVHMRNWLRHFPLEQIHIVDGDALIRDPLPELQKVEHFLNLPPRIVSSNFYFNQTKGFYCIRSDGRERCLHESKGRPHPAVNSTVLQQLRTYLQEHNRTFFRLVKRTFDWQ